CCAGTCTTCATAACCGATCACCGTATTTTTATTTACTTTTGTAACGCCGTATAAGGGCATATCTATTGCGATAACTTCATATCCGTCTATTGCAAGAGGTCTGCCGATTATCGTAGACATCTGACGACCGTTGGTACCAACACCATGAAATAAGATTATCTTGGCCTTTGCATCTTTATTCCTGAATGTATCCAAATGCACATCGTTTCCTCTCCAGTCCCAATGTTCTTCCTTAGGTAAAGGCTCTTCGTTAAAATGATATTCTTTTGGAAGAAAAGACATTATTTTTTCCCAATTATCTTGATTTGTATAGTTCATATTTACACCTCTTGATTTTATAAGTTTAAACATATAAACTTAATATCCGTTATAAAACGCCACCTAAGTGACGCTTTATTTTATTTCATTTGTTCTATATCCGTCTCGATTGAATCCGTTAATTTTTTTAAAAGCATTAACGCAGGTTTTAAATTTACTCTGTAATACCTCTCCTTGCCGTCTTGCCTGACCGTGACCAAATCAGCATCCAATAATAACTTCAAATGATGAGAAACAGCCGGGCGGGATAAAGAAAGTTTGTCTGTAAGCACAGTAACGCTTAATTCCCGATTATCAAATAAAAGCTGAGTTATTTCCTGGCGCCTCTTGTCCTGAAGCATTGAGAATATGGGAGCACATTTCTCCATATATTCCATTGTTTGTTTACTCATAAATTTCTCCCCAATATCATGTTTATATGTTTAAACATATATTACTATTTTTTCTAATATATTTCAATACTTAATATAATAAATTTTAAATAACTACAGATTTATTAACTATAATCAGATAAAAATGGACTATAAAGTGAAAAGGACTAAAAAATGCTTTTAACATTTTTTATTTTACTTGGATTACATTCAAAAATAAAAAAGGTATGTAAAACATACCTCCGATATTCTATATTACCCCCGCCAGCGGACCGTAAAACAAATATCCCAAAAATCCGGATATTATAATAAGGACAATGGGGTGCATTTCTTTGAATTTAAGCTTTAATAAGAGCACTACAGCTAAAATCATCAGCCCCGTATAGTTGGTAAGCTTTCCCTTCAATATGAATACAGAAGCAAAAATCGTCATTGCCGATGCGGCTATGGTCCCGACGACAGCCGGTCTAAGCCCCGCAAGCACCGCCTGCACATATTTGTTATCCTGAAAATTAAAGAAAAATTTACTTATCAGGATTATTATTATAAATGAGGGCAAAACCACACCCAGCGTGGCACTGAACGCCCCGATGAGGCTGCTGTGGTCGAAGCCTATGAAGGTAGCTATATTTATCGCAAAAGGTCCCGGAGTGGATTCGCTTATGCCTATAAAGTCGATGATCTCTCCGACTGTCGCCCAGCCGTGTGAAAGGACTTCGGTCTTTATAAGAGGTATCATTGCATAACCCCCGCCGAAAGTGAACAGTCCTATTTTAAAGAAGACAATAAATAATTCCATTACCATTACATATCCCCTCCCTTGATGATATTAAACCCATGAAATATCACTCCGAGAAGTGCGCATGCGATAAGGACATAAATGACGTTTATACTTGTAAATGCGGTTATGAGAAGTGAAGCAAAAAGCAGTATCATATTGAAATAATCCTTCTTTATGGGTTTTCCCAGCTTTAAAGCCGCTTCCAAAATCAGCACGATAACTCCCGCCTTTACTCCCGCAAATACGTTATTAACGATGATATTATCTTTGAACATATTAAAAATAATAGAAACTCCGATTATTATAAAAAAAGAAGGGACGACAACTCCGAGGGTGGCGAGGACTGAACCCCATACCCCTCCGATTTTATATCCCACGAATGTGGCACAATTGATTGCAAGAGGTCCCGGGGTACTTTGAGATATCGCCGTTATATCCAGCATCTCGTTTTCGTCTATCCATTTTTTCTTCTCCACGACTTCTTTTTGAAGCAGGGGTATCATTGCATAACCTCCGCCGAAGGTAAAAGCTCCGATGTTGGCGAAGGTAATAAATAAATCCAAGTCTTTGTTTTTCAAGTTCTTCTCCCCATATTAATTAAATCAATAAAATAGATTGGTTTTAACCTATTTATAATAAATTTTATTCTTGATATTTTTGACCTTTGATATGATGTATATACCCTATATCAAATAACTTAATGCTCTTTATCATAAGTCAATCAATATCTTTACAACACCATAAATACGTTTTTGATATTATACCATAAACTGCCATATTTACCCTCATATATAAGAAAATTTACTTTTCTTTTACACTGATATATATACGTATCACTTATATATACTTCTTGATTTTTATTCTTCAAGGCTCGAAATATTTTTAACTTAATAAACTTATATATAACAAAAAAATCCCGCCCCATATTATTTAAACATAAGGCGGGATAACTTTAATTGAAATAAAAACTTTATATTTATTAAAAGATAATAACTCTTTCGAAACATTATAACTATCGTTAAGAGCGGTTTTTTATCCGTTATGTGACTGACTCAAAACTCCAAAGGAGTTTTGAAAATTTTATCTTTGGTTAAGCTTTCACTGAACAAAGTTCAGAGGTCAGCATGATTTCTTTGGTTTGATGAAGCGAATACCGTTTATGGTAATTTGCGAATGTACATAAAACCATACTAAAATCCTGCTAAATCAAATTTACTCATGTTATTCGGGCTAATGCTTGAATAACTTTTGTTAAATTTATCTGCTCTGATAAACAGTGAATAGTCAAATCCGACCGCCTTAAAGCTTTCGCTGCGAATGAATGGTATCCTTTAATCCAAAAATTCGGACAAGGAAAATTTTGGCGGATTGCAGGGGCAACCTCTGCATTTGAGGTAAGGGGCAAAGCCCCTAATTGTTTGTATTTTTACGAAATACGATTATAGCTTTAAACAGATCCCCGTCTATATCGATCTTGAAACTTCCGCCCTGTGCTTCAACGTAGCTTTTTACTATTGCAAGACCTATGCCGCTTCCGCTTTCATGTCTTGACTTATCTCCTCTTACAAACCTTTCGACTATCTCTTCGCTGGTAAAGTTCATCTGAGAGGCTGAAATATTCTTTATTTCCACCATGACATCTTCTTCGCTTTCTATTATATCTATATATACTCTTGTGGAAGGAAGAGCATACTTTGCCACGTTATTAAACAGATTTTCAAATATCCTGTAGGTCTTGTCTCCGTCAAGCATCAGCGCTATTTCACTGTTTGCCGACGTCATTATCATTTCAAGTCCTCTGGAATTAAGTACTTCAAAACATTCGTCTTTTGTCTGTTCTATCAATTGTATAAGATTTAGTTCCATTAAATCCAAATTGATATTCCCGCTGTTTACTTTGCTTACCTCAAACAAATCTTCTATCAGCGTACTTAATCTATCGATGTACTGATTTAAAGTCTCGGTGTACTCTTTTCTTGTTTCTTCGTCAATACTATCCTGCTGTAACAGCTCAACATAGTTCTTTATCCCGGTGAGAGGAGTCTTTAAATCGTGAGAAACGTTGCTTATAAGTTCGGTCCTCATATTCTGAGACTTGGTTTCTTCCCTTACCGCTTCTTCAAATCCGGTTTTGATATTCCTAAATTCATCTTTTAAGGAATTGAATACACCCACATCCTCGGTTATCTCATCGTTAAAGTTCCCTTTTGCCAAGTTTTCCACAGACACGAGCAAAACATCGTAATCCGCTTTTATCTTGTCGACTTTTTCTTTTACCCATAAGTATGAAACGACAGCATATATAATGGCGAGGAATATACCAAACCACCAAAGACATATCATTATAAGTATCACCAATGTATTTATAAGGGCATATTTCATTATCGTCCTATTTATATTATCGGATAAATCCACATTGCCGAGTTTATTGATACCCCCTTTGATATTCCTGCATAAATCGCCTATCAAAGTGTCGTCCCTCAGAAAACGCCAGATACCGTCAACTACTATATATTTTACGTCATAACAGCCTATGCCGATAACAAGGAAAGTCAAAGCCCATATTACCATATTGCATAGGACAACTATAAAGTTAGCAAAAGTAAATCCCAATGTATCGACAAGATTTAAGAACACCCCATTTATGGTATATCCCGATACTATCAAGCATCCCATACACCCAAGAGTTATGGCAGTCGCTGTAAAGCCTATATTGATTTCTCCTCTGAGTTTTCTGAATGAAGAAAAAGGAGTTACTTCGTCTTCTATGCTCTTAGGGTAAAATAGTATAAATAATGCGATTATAAAACTTCCGAACATCAATGCCGCCGCAGAAAAAGCATTATAATTTTCCCAGCTGTTTAAGTAATAATAAACCATGCCCCCGTTATCTTTTACATTTTTGGGAACAGAGTAAGCTATAGATACGTTATCGGGAGTATTTATTTTTATCTGATCCTGAGGAACGCTGACGCCGTTAATATAAAATCTGTCACTTCCGTCTTCCCCTCCGGAATAACCGACATCAAGAGAATTTTCAAAGAAAGACATAAAGTCAAACCCGTCATAATCACCTTTATATAAAGATTCTATATCCTTAAGTTCCCCTTTTGCATCGTAATATAGAGTACCGTAGAATATACTCTTATTCTTTACATCTTTATCAAATATGTTATTCTTTAGATATTTACTCTTAACCGTCTTCTTTGTTTTTGTATTCTTTATTTCATATAAAAAATTACTGTCATTTTCAAGCACATTAAGAGAACTTGACATATTTTCTTCAAGATTTTCCGTCAGCTGTTCCCTGATGTCTTTCGGTACATCTTTGCCGAAAGACAGGATTTGATAGCTCGGATCAGCTTCTTTTGCCTTGGCAAGGGTAAAATATTTCATTTCACTGTTTAAATGATTTATTATAATATTTTCGTTATGATTGAATTTTCCCTCTACATTATCGTATAAACTTACCACCATACCGCTTAAGAATATGATGAGCGCCATAAATGATATAAAAAACGTCCGCTTCTTATTTATTTTGTTCATTTTATTCACCTACATCTTTTCCATTTTATACCCTATCCCCCATACTACTTTTATATAGTGAGGTTTCTTGGGATTTACTTCTATCTTTTCTCTCAGTTTTCTTATATGGACCATTATGGTCTCTGTATTTATCGCCTTTTCATTCCATACCTGTTCATAAATCTGCTCGGAAGAGTACACCCTTCCCGGAGTCTTTATAAGTAACCTTAATATCTGATATTCCTTTGCGGTAAGCTTTACTTTGTTACCGTCAACAGTCACTTCTTTTGTGTCATCGTCAAGTTCGAGACCTCCAACGACATATCTGTTGGAATTTTCCTCTTCTTTTATAGAACTATGTTTAAGATTTAAAATCTGATCATATCTTCTTATTTGAGAATTTACCCTTGCGATAAGCTCCATTGAAGCAAAAGGCTTTGTGACATAATCGTCCGCACCTATATTAAGCCCCGTTATCTTATCTATATCTTCGGATTTGGCACTTAAGAATATAACGGGTATATCGTAAGTTTCTCTTAGTCTCATCGTCATTGTGATACCGTCCATTACGGGCATCATTATATCGACTATGGCAAGATGTATATCTTCCCTATTCAAAACCTCCAAGCCTTCTTTTCCGTTTTCGGCTTCGAATACGTTATATCCCTGATTATTCAAATAAATCTTAATGGCATCTCTTATGCCTTTTTCGTCTTCAACTATCAATATATTATGCTGCATTTAAAAGTCCTCTTTTCATATAATTACCTCTATTCTATAATAATCTTATCAGCAATTGGAAGAACTATTTAACTTTTTATAGTAAAAAAATCCTGCTGTCACTATAATGACAGTTATGATCCCTATTATACCTGCAAGTATATACTGCTGATTTTTTATTGAACCCGTTATAAAAGTGGAAGTGACGATACTCGGTATCCTTCCGATCGTAGTGATAGCAAGCCATTTATACAGCCTTACATTTGTAAGAGATACGAGATAAGTCATTACGTCTTTGGGAGTACCGGGGATTAGGAATAAAACAAATACCCAGTAAAGACCTTTTTTCTTCTCGAAAGTCTTTTTCACTTCTTCTACTTTCTCTTCTTTGAACATCATGGTTATTATCTTATTGCCGAAAATCTTTACCAGATAATAAACGATTATCGTTCCTATAAAAGAACCGACCATACATACTGCCGTCCCCCAAAGGGAACCGAACATATACCCCGCCGCAAGCTCCAAAGGTTCACCGGGTATGAA
This region of Anaerofustis stercorihominis DSM 17244 genomic DNA includes:
- a CDS encoding alpha/beta hydrolase: MNYTNQDNWEKIMSFLPKEYHFNEEPLPKEEHWDWRGNDVHLDTFRNKDAKAKIILFHGVGTNGRQMSTIIGRPLAIDGYEVIAIDMPLYGVTKVNKNTVIGYEDWVELGSDYINHELKKDDRPISLYGLSAGGMETYHIACKNHNIKGIIGMTFLDQKSKEVRRATTNNAFWAYLGTPLAGMSVKLGFGGLKMKMSVCSKMSALCNNE
- a CDS encoding chromate transporter: MVMELFIVFFKIGLFTFGGGYAMIPLIKTEVLSHGWATVGEIIDFIGISESTPGPFAINIATFIGFDHSSLIGAFSATLGVVLPSFIIIILISKFFFNFQDNKYVQAVLAGLRPAVVGTIAASAMTIFASVFILKGKLTNYTGLMILAVVLLLKLKFKEMHPIVLIIISGFLGYLFYGPLAGVI
- a CDS encoding TVP38/TMEM64 family protein, whose product is MKNKKKTIIIASVIALITLIGLGVILSLDLEKIIKWISNLPHGLKELLMISLITIQIFIAFIPGEPLELAAGYMFGSLWGTAVCMVGSFIGTIIVYYLVKIFGNKIITMMFKEEKVEEVKKTFEKKKGLYWVFVLFLIPGTPKDVMTYLVSLTNVRLYKWLAITTIGRIPSIVTSTFITGSIKNQQYILAGIIGIITVIIVTAGFFYYKKLNSSSNC
- a CDS encoding response regulator transcription factor; translation: MQHNILIVEDEKGIRDAIKIYLNNQGYNVFEAENGKEGLEVLNREDIHLAIVDIMMPVMDGITMTMRLRETYDIPVIFLSAKSEDIDKITGLNIGADDYVTKPFASMELIARVNSQIRRYDQILNLKHSSIKEEENSNRYVVGGLELDDDTKEVTVDGNKVKLTAKEYQILRLLIKTPGRVYSSEQIYEQVWNEKAINTETIMVHIRKLREKIEVNPKKPHYIKVVWGIGYKMEKM
- a CDS encoding ArsR/SmtB family transcription factor, with amino-acid sequence MSKQTMEYMEKCAPIFSMLQDKRRQEITQLLFDNRELSVTVLTDKLSLSRPAVSHHLKLLLDADLVTVRQDGKERYYRVNLKPALMLLKKLTDSIETDIEQMK
- a CDS encoding chromate transporter, translating into MKNKDLDLFITFANIGAFTFGGGYAMIPLLQKEVVEKKKWIDENEMLDITAISQSTPGPLAINCATFVGYKIGGVWGSVLATLGVVVPSFFIIIGVSIIFNMFKDNIIVNNVFAGVKAGVIVLILEAALKLGKPIKKDYFNMILLFASLLITAFTSINVIYVLIACALLGVIFHGFNIIKGGDM
- a CDS encoding sensor histidine kinase, whose product is MNKINKKRTFFISFMALIIFLSGMVVSLYDNVEGKFNHNENIIINHLNSEMKYFTLAKAKEADPSYQILSFGKDVPKDIREQLTENLEENMSSSLNVLENDSNFLYEIKNTKTKKTVKSKYLKNNIFDKDVKNKSIFYGTLYYDAKGELKDIESLYKGDYDGFDFMSFFENSLDVGYSGGEDGSDRFYINGVSVPQDQIKINTPDNVSIAYSVPKNVKDNGGMVYYYLNSWENYNAFSAAALMFGSFIIALFILFYPKSIEDEVTPFSSFRKLRGEINIGFTATAITLGCMGCLIVSGYTINGVFLNLVDTLGFTFANFIVVLCNMVIWALTFLVIGIGCYDVKYIVVDGIWRFLRDDTLIGDLCRNIKGGINKLGNVDLSDNINRTIMKYALINTLVILIMICLWWFGIFLAIIYAVVSYLWVKEKVDKIKADYDVLLVSVENLAKGNFNDEITEDVGVFNSLKDEFRNIKTGFEEAVREETKSQNMRTELISNVSHDLKTPLTGIKNYVELLQQDSIDEETRKEYTETLNQYIDRLSTLIEDLFEVSKVNSGNINLDLMELNLIQLIEQTKDECFEVLNSRGLEMIMTSANSEIALMLDGDKTYRIFENLFNNVAKYALPSTRVYIDIIESEEDVMVEIKNISASQMNFTSEEIVERFVRGDKSRHESGSGIGLAIVKSYVEAQGGSFKIDIDGDLFKAIIVFRKNTNN